CTCGACGTGAACCAGATTGCACGCCATGAGCTCGACCTCGATCTCGCGGAGGTCGACCTCTCCGCGCTGACCCGCGACGTCGTGAGCGAGCTCCGCGAGCCCTTGTCGCGGGCGGGCTGCCGGATCGAGATCGCGGCGGGGCGCCCGGTGCTGGGCCGCTTCGACCGGGTCCGCGTCGCGCGGGTCCTGAGGAGCCTGCTCGACAACGCGATCAAGTTCGGAAGGGGCGGGACCATCGAGGTGACCGTCGCCGAGCGCGGCGACACGGCGCGGATCGTCGTGCGCGATCACGGACCCGGCATCGCGCCGGAGGCCATGGAGCGCATCTTCGAGCGGTTCGAGCGGGCGGTCTCGTCGAGGTCCTACGGCGGGCTCGGACTCGGGCTGTACATCGCGAACGAGATCGTCCGGGCGCACGGGGGCACGATCCAGGTGTCGAGCGAGAAGGGCAAGGGCGCCTGCTTCACCGTGGATCTGCCGCGGAACGGCGCCACGCCATCTGCCTCGGGAGGCCCACGCCCACGGACGAGCGGAGGTGTCGCGTCCTAGCGAGACAGCGCGCCAGGACGCCTATAGCGGGGTGCAGATTCGTGCGCTACGGGCTCATCCGCGTCGTTCGGCTCGCTGCGGCGTACTTTCGTACGCCTCACTCGCCTGCCTAGCGGCTGAGCCCGTAGCGCACGAATCTGCACCCCGCTATAGAGGACGGCAACGAGCGAGTCCCTCTCCCCTCCTCCTCCTGGCGTCTCCGCGGCTCGATTCTGCGTCACGGCCCCTGCGGGTCGGGGAAGAGCTTCTGGAAGCTGTCCTTGTCGATCGCCTTCTCCAGCGCCGCCTGGACCGAGATGGTGTCCTTCTTGACGAGCCGCTCCAGCGCCATGTCCATCGTCTGCATGCCGGCGGAGCGGCCTGCCTGCATCAGGTTCGTGATCTGGAACGTCTTGCCCTCGCGGATCATCGAGGACAGCGCGCTCGATCCGACGAGGATCTCGTGCGCGGCGACGCGGCCCGTGCCGTCCTTCGTGCGGAGCAGCTGCTGGGCGATGATCGCGGCGAGGCTCTCGGCGAGCATGCCGCGGACCTGGAGCTGCTCGTCGGCGGGAAACGCGTTGATGATGCGGTCGATCGTCGCGGCGGCGCTGTTCGTGTGGACGGTGCCGAAGACGAGGACACCGAAGCTCGCGAGCTGCAAGGCGAGCTTCATGGTCTCGTTGGTCCGGAGCTCGCCGATCAGGATCACGTCGGCGTCCTCGCGCCCGGCGCTGCGGATCGCGCTCGCGAAGCTGCCCGCGTCGGGGCCGACCTCGCGATGCGTGATGTGGGCCTTGATGGGGCTGTGCACGAACTCGACCGGATCCTCGATCGTGAGGACATGGCAGGCGCGCGAGCGGTTGATGTGATCGATCATCGCCGCGAGCGTCGTGGACTTGCCGGAGCCGGTCGGCCCCGTGATCAAGATGAGCCCGCTCGTCCGCTCGGACAGCCGGCGGATGATCTCGGGGCAGCCGAGATCGTCGAGCGAGAGGATCTTGCTCGGGATGGTGCGGAAGACGGCCGCGAGCCCGGTGGTCTTGTAGAAGTAGTTCGCGCGAAAGCGGGCCTTGTCCGCGTAGGAATAGGCGAAGTCGAGATCGAGCTCGTCGACGATCCGCCGCGTCTCCTCGGGGGTCGTGATCTCGAAGAGGAGCGCCTCCATCTCGGCGGCGTCGAGGGGCGTGTCGCGCAGGGCGAGGAGCTCGCCGCGGGCGCGCACGAGCGGCGGATAGCCGATGCCGAGGTGCAGGTCGCTGCCCTTCCTGGAGAGCAGCTCGTCGAAGAGGCGGTCGATCCGGGCCACGTTACGCTCCCTTCTTCCCGAAGAGCGCGCCCGCGCGCTCGAAGAGGCCCTTGCCCGCCTCGATGGGCGCGGACCTCGACGCGTCGGGCGGCGGGGCGGGCGGCCTCCTGTCCGGCGTGAGCATGGGCTGCCGCCTCCCGGCGAGGACGGCCTCGAGCTCCTCGGGGGCCTCCGCCACCTTGAGCGCGGCCTCGAGCGTGGTCTTGCCGGCGCGGACGAGCTCGGCCAGCGAGTCGTCCAGGCGGATGATCCCGAGGCCCTTCCCCCGCTGCTGGAGGCTCGGTATCTGGAACGTCTTGGAGTCGCGGATGAGGTTCCAGAGCGGGACGGAGCCGGGCAGGACCTCGGCGGCGGCGACCATGCGCTTGCCGCCCTCGCTCGGCAGGAGCCGCTGGCTGACGATGAGCCGGAGGCCGCCCGCGAGGGTGACGCGCACCTGCTGCTGATCGCCGGGCGGGAAGAGGTCTATCAGCCGATCGATGGTCTTCG
The DNA window shown above is from Sorangium aterium and carries:
- a CDS encoding type IV pilus twitching motility protein PilT; this encodes MARIDRLFDELLSRKGSDLHLGIGYPPLVRARGELLALRDTPLDAAEMEALLFEITTPEETRRIVDELDLDFAYSYADKARFRANYFYKTTGLAAVFRTIPSKILSLDDLGCPEIIRRLSERTSGLILITGPTGSGKSTTLAAMIDHINRSRACHVLTIEDPVEFVHSPIKAHITHREVGPDAGSFASAIRSAGREDADVILIGELRTNETMKLALQLASFGVLVFGTVHTNSAAATIDRIINAFPADEQLQVRGMLAESLAAIIAQQLLRTKDGTGRVAAHEILVGSSALSSMIREGKTFQITNLMQAGRSAGMQTMDMALERLVKKDTISVQAALEKAIDKDSFQKLFPDPQGP